From Haloglomus litoreum, the proteins below share one genomic window:
- a CDS encoding cytidylyltransferase domain-containing protein, whose amino-acid sequence MDATDPLCIVPARGTSPGLPKKHFKELAGKPVLAHTLETALACPGIEEVVVTTEDEALADLAREHGARAPFLRPTELAGDALLHEVVAHAVDELRAERPVTGETPIVVLQPNVPFRRVADVETAIERFRAGHAAVISVAEERRFFWQAREDGGGEAGGPPTDATPAGERLEPRFEERALRTDLEPFYRETGSINVTSTALLQQGTRVGDAPGYVVTDRLSSLAIDGVVDLWLAERLAQGPRVAFRVDGGGTRGMGHVSRCLTLAAELERTLRAESTFVCRADYPAGCAAVRDAGREVHVVDPDERDPLAPVVGMDPDLVFLDVLDTDPERVRRLHRTAAAVVNLEDLAGGPEHADLVVNALYEPELVEGGGNHLAGAEYFVLREEFRDRPLAVPEAARHGLLTFGGSDPAGLSPLAVRAVADDGRDYRLVRGPDFDDPDLDDALADAPNVEAVGAPEMGPLMEWADLAVCSGGRTVYELAATGTPTLVLAQNDREHERMRALGERGVVEYLGDGRDVTAAELRGAVNTFANDAERRRELAECAREFVDGAGTRRILDAVHEALLG is encoded by the coding sequence ATGGACGCCACGGACCCGCTCTGCATCGTGCCCGCGCGTGGCACCTCGCCGGGCCTCCCGAAGAAGCACTTCAAGGAGCTGGCCGGCAAGCCCGTCCTCGCGCACACGCTCGAGACGGCGCTGGCGTGCCCTGGCATCGAGGAGGTCGTCGTCACCACCGAGGACGAGGCGCTGGCCGACCTGGCGCGCGAACACGGGGCGCGCGCACCGTTCCTCAGACCGACCGAGCTGGCCGGCGACGCGCTCCTCCACGAGGTCGTCGCCCACGCCGTCGACGAGCTGCGCGCGGAGCGACCCGTCACCGGGGAGACACCCATCGTCGTCCTGCAGCCCAACGTCCCCTTCCGGCGGGTCGCGGACGTGGAGACGGCCATCGAGCGGTTCCGGGCAGGCCACGCGGCGGTCATCAGCGTCGCCGAGGAACGGCGGTTCTTCTGGCAGGCACGGGAGGACGGTGGCGGGGAGGCCGGCGGTCCGCCGACCGACGCCACGCCGGCGGGCGAGCGGCTCGAACCCCGCTTCGAGGAGCGCGCGCTCCGGACGGACCTGGAGCCGTTCTACCGGGAGACGGGCTCCATCAACGTCACGTCGACCGCCCTCCTGCAACAAGGAACCCGCGTGGGCGACGCCCCGGGCTACGTCGTCACTGACCGGCTCTCCTCGCTGGCCATCGACGGCGTGGTCGACCTGTGGCTGGCCGAGCGGCTGGCCCAGGGGCCCCGCGTCGCCTTCCGGGTCGACGGGGGTGGCACCCGGGGGATGGGCCACGTCTCCCGGTGTCTCACGCTCGCCGCGGAGCTGGAGCGGACCCTCCGCGCCGAGTCGACCTTCGTCTGCCGGGCGGACTACCCGGCCGGCTGCGCGGCGGTCCGCGACGCCGGCCGCGAGGTCCACGTCGTCGACCCCGACGAGCGGGACCCGCTCGCGCCGGTCGTCGGGATGGACCCCGACCTGGTCTTCCTGGACGTGCTCGACACGGACCCCGAGCGGGTGCGCCGGCTCCACCGGACCGCGGCCGCCGTCGTGAACCTGGAGGACCTCGCGGGCGGCCCCGAACACGCCGACCTCGTCGTGAACGCGCTGTACGAGCCCGAACTCGTCGAGGGCGGCGGCAACCACCTCGCGGGGGCCGAGTACTTCGTCCTGCGCGAGGAGTTCCGCGACCGACCGCTCGCGGTCCCGGAGGCGGCCCGCCACGGCCTGCTGACGTTCGGCGGCAGCGACCCCGCCGGCCTGTCGCCGCTCGCCGTCCGGGCGGTGGCCGACGACGGCCGCGACTACCGACTCGTCCGCGGCCCGGACTTCGACGACCCCGACCTGGACGACGCGCTGGCCGACGCGCCGAACGTCGAGGCCGTCGGGGCCCCGGAGATGGGCCCGCTGATGGAGTGGGCCGACCTCGCGGTCTGCTCGGGCGGGCGGACCGTGTACGAACTCGCGGCGACCGGAACCCCGACGCTCGTGCTGGCGCAGAACGACCGCGAGCACGAGCGGATGCGCGCGCTGGGCGAGCGCGGCGTCGTCGAGTACCTGGGCGACGGTCGTGACGTGACGGCCGCGGAGCTGCGCGGGGCGGTGAACACGTTCGCGAACGACGCCGAACGCCGGCGTGAACTGGCCGAGTGCGCCCGCGAGTTCGTCGACGGCGCCGGAACGCGGCGCATCCTCGATGCCGTCCACGAGGCGCTGCTGGGGTGA
- a CDS encoding amphi-Trp domain-containing protein — protein MPEEVLFETESMRSRSEVAAYLRDVADALESDGAVTLTAGDQSISVTPPNRVEFEVKVEREGPASGPGELGLELELEWDEDAPDDGSELSIE, from the coding sequence ATGCCCGAAGAAGTGCTGTTCGAGACAGAGTCGATGCGGAGCCGATCGGAGGTCGCCGCCTACCTGCGCGATGTCGCCGACGCGCTGGAGAGCGACGGGGCCGTCACGCTCACCGCGGGCGACCAGTCCATCTCGGTGACGCCGCCGAACCGCGTCGAGTTCGAGGTGAAGGTCGAGCGCGAGGGCCCGGCCAGTGGCCCCGGCGAGCTCGGCCTCGAACTGGAGCTGGAGTGGGACGAGGACGCGCCCGACGACGGGTCGGAGCTGTCCATCGAGTAA
- a CDS encoding BsuPI-related putative proteinase inhibitor, with protein sequence MSSLDASLEVTVDGGGQRVAFALVVENAGYDPVSVTFRDSGDADFAVLTADGEEVWRWSDGRVFAQALRPAEFAPGESATFEAEWPDPRPGDYTAVGELRVREVEVRAETPFSV encoded by the coding sequence GTGTCATCGCTCGACGCATCGCTGGAGGTCACGGTCGACGGGGGCGGACAGCGGGTCGCGTTCGCCCTCGTCGTCGAGAACGCCGGGTACGACCCGGTCAGCGTGACCTTCCGCGACAGCGGCGACGCCGACTTCGCCGTGCTGACGGCCGATGGCGAGGAGGTGTGGCGCTGGTCCGACGGGCGGGTGTTCGCACAGGCGCTCCGCCCGGCGGAGTTCGCCCCCGGCGAGTCGGCCACGTTCGAGGCGGAGTGGCCCGACCCGCGGCCGGGCGACTACACCGCCGTCGGCGAACTCCGGGTCCGCGAGGTCGAGGTACGGGCCGAGACGCCGTTCTCGGTCTGA